Part of the Crossiella cryophila genome, CCGGGTCGAAGGCAGGATCCATCGGATCCCGGCCGATGTGGGCCACCGGATCCGGCAACAAGGTGCCGTCCACCTCGGCCAGCTCGGTCACCGCGAGCCCGCCGAAGGTGCGCTGGTCGACGAAGCGCAGCTCCGGCCCGCCGTCGGCGAAGCTGATCCGCACCCGCAGGTGCTTCTCATCCGGCGTCCCCACCGGCTGCACCAGCATCTGCCCGCTCATGCCGAGGTGGGTCAGCAGCGCCTCGGTCCGCCCGTCGAGTTCCAGCCACAGGTACTTGCCCCTGCGCACCGCCGCGACCAGCCCGCGCCCGGCCAGCCGACCGGCAAAATCCAGCGGACCCGGCTCGTGCCGCCGGATCGCCCTGGGGTGCAGCACCTCGACCGCGGCCATGGTGCGGCCGACCACATGCCGGTCCAGACCGAGCCGGACAACCTCCACCTCGGGCAACTCAGGCACGCCGACTCCCTCCGCACACTCCGCCAACCGGCCGAGTCGTTGACAACGCTGTTTAGAAACTCACCCGGATGCCACCAGGAAGCCCGTAACGGCCCCTGAGAGGCCCGTGGACGAGCGAAGTCGGGCGACGGGTTCAGGCACCTAGGGAAAACGTCAAAGACGCGTCAAGTGCCCTTGACGCGTCTTTGAGTGAAGTCGATGTGAACTTGGGAGCGGCAGTGCGAACGACCAGCCGGGAGCTAGCCCCCGGCCTTGCCGTTGCCCTCCGCCTTGCCTGCGGACTCGGCGGCGGCCGCCTTCTCCTCGGCGGCCACCCGAACCTGTTCGGAGAGCGTGCGCCAGGCCGCCTCGGCGGCCTTCTGCTCGGCTTCCTTCTTGGTCCGGCCGTCGCCGTTGCCCAGTCCGCGCCCGCCAACGAGCACGGTGGCCACGAACTCCTTGCGGTGGTCCGGCCCTGACTCGTCCACCCGGTACTCGGGCACGCCGAGCGCGGCCGCCGCGGTCAGTTCCTGGAGGCTGGTCTTCCAGTCCAGACCGGCGCCCCGCAGCGGGGCCTCGGCCAGTGGACGGTCGAACAACCGGTGCACCAGGTCCCGCGCGGGTTCCACCCCGTGTTGCAGGTAGACCGCGCCGATCACGGCTTCCAGCCCATCGGCCAAGATGCTCGCCTTGTCCCGGCCGCCGGTGAGTTCCTCGCCCTTGCCCAGCAGCAGGTGCGCACCCAGCCCGCCGGGGCCCAGCTCACGAGCCACCCCGGCCAGCGCGTGCATGTTCACCACGCTGGCCCGGAGCTTCGCGAGCTGGCCCTCCGGCAGATCCGGGTGGGTGCGGTACAGGTGATCAGTGATCACCAGTCCGAGCACCGCGTCCCCCAGGAACTCAAGCCGTTCGTTGGGGGGCAACCCGCCGTTCTCGTACGCGTACGAGCGGTGGGTCAGCGAGAGGGTGAACAGCTCGGCGTCGAGATCGACGCCGAGCGCCTTCAGCAGCAGGCTGCGGTCACTTGGCTGGCCTCGGGATCCCTTGCTTCCCATGCCTGCCCGCCCGGTCAGGCCGGCCGGGCGACCTGGCGGCCGTCGTACTGGCCACAGGTGGGGCATGCGGTGTGCGGGAGCTTCGGCTTGCGGCACGCACGGTTCTCGCAGGCGACCAGCGTCGGCGCGGTGGCCTTCCACTGGGCCCGCCGCGAACGCGTGTTGGACCGCGACATACGGCGCTTCGGAGCGGCCACGACTAGTTCTCCTCCTCGGTCCCGCCGAACCGCTTCTGTAGCGCGGCCCAGCGAGGATCCATCGTCTCATGCGTGTGGTTCGGGCCGAGATCGGCCCACTTGCCGCCGCACTCCGGACACAATCCCTTGCAGTCCGGCGCGCACAGCGGCGAGGACGGCAGCGCGGTCAACAGGCTGTCGCGCACCGCCGGTTCGAGGTCGATCAGGTCGTCGACGACCCGGCTGACCTCGTCTTCGTCCGTGCTCTCGTCCGTGGCGCTGTTCGGGTAGGCGAACAGCTCGGTGACCCTGATCTCGACCTCGCCGGTGAACGCGTCGAGGCAGCGGGAGCATTCGGCCGTGGTCGGACCGGCCACGCTCCCGGTGATCAGCACACCCTCCACGACCGCCTCGGCCAGGATGTCGACCTCGACTTCCTCGCCAGGGGCCAACCGGATCAGGTCCAGGCCGAAATCGCCCTCGGTGGTCACCGTGCGGTGGTACCTGCGGCTGAGGCCGGCGCGACGGCCAAGGTCCCTGGTGTCGATGACCCAGGGCCCGGACGGGGTGCGCCGAAGTTCGGCTGAGTGGTGCTTGGACATGCTCACAGTCTTCATACGAGTCTCGCCACACGTGACTCGTGCAGCCTGAACAGCGTACGGGACAAGCCCGCGCAGACGGAAATCAGCGGCGCGTGCGGCCGCCGACCTCCTCCTCACGGTAGCCGTCCTGGTAGTCGAATGGCACCGGGGCCGGCCCGCCGATGGGCCCGCGCAGCTGCTGGCGGCCCTTGGTCACGGTGCGCAGGGTGCGCCCGAGCAGCTCCTCGAAATCGGCCAGCTTGCTGTCCACGTAGGCGTCGCACTCGCTGCGCAGCCGGTCGGACTCGCCGTTGGCGCTGTCGACCAGGCGGGAGGCCTCGGCGTGCGCGGCCCGCACCACCTCGGTCTGCTCGATCTGGCGGGCCTGCTCGGCGCGGCCCTCTTCCACGGCCCGCTCGTAGCTGGTGCGCCCGGCCTGGATCATCCGGTCGGCCTCGTCCTGGGAGCGGCCGACCAGGTCCTCGTACTCGCGGCGGCCAGCGGTGACGGTGCGCTCGGCCTCGGCCTGGGCCTCGGAGACCATCCGCTCCGCGCGGGCGCGGGCCTCGGCGAGCATGTGCTCGGCCTCGGCCCGCGCCTGCGACACGGTCTGTTCCGCCTCGGCCCGCGCGGAGCCGACGGACTGCTCGGACTCGGTACGGGCCTTGGTCAGCACCTCGTCCCGGTGGTCCAGCACGTCCTGCGCGTCGTCCAGTTCCGCCGGAATGGCGTCGCGCACGTCGTCCAACAGCTCAAGGACGTCGCCGCGCGGCACCACGCAACCGGAGGTCATCGGGACTCCCCGTGCCTCCTCGACGATGGTGACCAGCTCGTCGAGCGCCTCGAACACCCGGTACACGTCGCACTCCTCGCCCCTGGACCACGGTTACCCCTTCAGTGTGCCGTGTCCGGCCTTGCGGGTGACGCAGCCGGGGGCGTGTCCACCGAGGTTTGTCCGGGAGGTTGCCTAGGCGTTGATGTTGACCAGCACGAACGAGCGGTAGTGATCGGCGGTGTAGAAGAACTCGTTGGCGTTGCCCTTGACGATCCGGCGGGCGCCGCGGTGGCTGACGCCGGGGGTCTTCACGGTGTACTCGCGGTAGTACCCGCCCGAGCACAGCGGCAGCAGCCGCTCCCGGTTCTGGAAGACGGTGTTGTCCTGCGGGTAGGGGTAGGGCCCACCCTTCTTGATCAGGTTCACCGTGTCCCTGGCCTGTGCGGGCAGGGTGGACAGGTTGGACCGCCGGAACCCGGAGGTGTCCCCGCAGGCCGCGCTCACCGACAGCGTGTCGGCGACGGCGGAACCCGCGACGGGCACGAGCAGGGAGGCCAGCGTGATCAGGGCGGCGAGCAGGGTTTTCACTGCACGAGATGTGATCTGGCTCATGAGCCTCGAAGCTAACGATTGCGAATGATCGTCAACAGACATCGAGTTGAACCTTCGATGGCAGGCTTGGGGCCATGACTTCTGGGGTACAGCCGGAGTTCCGGCGGGCGGTGCAGGCCGACGTGGCCGCCATCGTGGCCATGCTGGCCGATGACAAGCTGGGCGCCGGCCGGGAACGGCCGGGCGATCCGGCCTACCTGAACGCGTTCAAGGCGATCGATGAGGACCCGCACCAGCTGCTGCTGGTCGCCGAGGCCGACGGCGAGGTGGTGGGCACCTTGCAGCTCACCTTCATCCCCGGGCTGTCCAGGCTGGGCATGAGCCGGGCGCTGATCGAGGCGGTCCGGGTGAACAAGCACCAGCGCGGCGGCGGCCTTGGCCAGCGGATGGTGGAGTTCGCCATCGCCGAGGCCCGGCGGCGTGGCTGCGGTCTGGTCCAGCTGACCACCGACGCCAGTCGCGAGCACGCGCAGCGCTTCTACGAGCGGCTCGGGTTCGTCGGCAGCCACATCGGGATGAAGCTGGCGCTGGACTAGTCCAGGTCCTTCTCCGCCCGCCGCTCGGCCAGGCGCTTGGTGAGCGCCTCGTTGACCAGCGGCGGGAGCAGGTGGGAGACGTCGCCGCCGTAGGTGGCGACCTCCTTGACCAGCGAGCTGGACAGGAAGCTGTAGAGCGGGTTCGTGGAGACGAACAGCGTGTCCACGCCGGAGAGCTGGTGGTTCATCTGGGCCATCTGCAGCTCGTAGTCGAAGTCGCTGACCGCGCGCAGGCCCTTGACGATCGCCCGGATGTCATGGGTGCGGCAGTAGTCCACGAGCAGGCCGTGGAAGATGTCGATCCGCACGTTGGTCAGGTGCGCGGTCGCCTCGGTGAGCATGTCCATCCGCTCTTCGACGGTGAACAGCCCGCGCTTGCTCTTATTGATCATGACCGCGACGGTGACCTCGTCGAACTGGCCGGCGGCCCGCTCGATGATGTCCAGATGTCCGTTGGTGGCCGGGTCATAGGAGCCGGGGCACACGGCACGCCTCATAAGGCCGGACCGTAGCAGCCCACTCGCCGTGTGCCACCGGTCGTGCGGGGGTTGGTGGGAAATGCCACAGGGCCCACCCCGACGATCGGCGGTGGGCCCTGCACAGGCGATGTGGTGTGCTCTAGTCGAGGTAGTCGCGCAGCACCTGGGAACGCGACGGGTGCCGCAGCTTGGACATCGTCTTGGACTCGATCTGGCGGATCCGTTCCCTGGTCACGCCGTAGACCTGGCCGATCTCGTCCAGGGTGCGCGGCTGGCCGTCGGTGAGCCCGAAGCGCAGCCGGACCACGCCCGCCTCGCGCTCGGACAGCGTGGCCAGCACCGACTGGAGCTGGTCCTGCAGCAGCGTGAAGGAGACCGCGTCCACGGCCACCACGGCCTCGGAGTCCTCGATGAAGTCACCGAGCTGCGAATCACCCTCGTCGCCGATGGTCTGATCCAGCGAGATCGGCTCTCGCGCGTACTGCTGGATCTCCAGGACCTTCTCTGGCGTGATGTCCATTTCCTTCGCGAGCTCTTCGGGGGTGGGCTCGCGACCCAGGTCCTGGAGCAGCTCACGCTGTATGCGGCCGAGCTTGTTGATCACTTCCACCATGTGCACCGGGATGCGGATGGTGCGGGCCTGGTCGGCCATGGCCCTGGTGATGGCCTGCCGGATCCACCACGTGGCGTAGGTGGAGAACTTGAAGCCCTTGGTGTAGTCGAACTTCTCCACCGCGCGGATCAGGCCCAGGTTGCCCTCCTGGATCAGGTCCAGGAAGGCCATGCCGCGGCCGGTGTAGCGCTTGGCCAGCGAGACGACCAGGCGGAGGTTCGCGCCGAGCAGGTGGTTCTTGGCCTTCTCGCCGTCCCGGACGATCCAGCGGAGATCGCGCCGCATCTGGGCGGCGAGCTTCTCCTCTTCCTCCTCGGCCTTGCGCAGCCGCTCCACCGCGTAGAGACCGGCCTCGATCCGCTTGGCGAGTTCGACCTCCTCCTCCGCGTTGAGCAGCGCGACCTTGCCGATCTGCTTGAGGTAGGCGCGGACGGAGTCGGCGGAGGCGGTGAGTTCGGCGTCCTTGCGGGCCTGCCGCAGCGCCTCGGACTCCTCCTCGTCCCAGACGAAGTCGCCGGACTTCTGCGGCTCCTCCTCGGCGGGCTCTTCCTCGACCGGCTCGTCGACGACGACGAGATCGGCCTCGTCCACCAACTCCTCGTCGCCGGGCATCTCCTCGAGGTCGCCAGGCTCCTCGCCCTCACCGGGCTTGCCGGTGCCCTTGGCGCCCTTGGCTGCCGGACCGGGCTTGGCCGCGGTCTTCTTCGCCGGAGCCTTAGCCCCGGCTGCTGGCTTCTTGGCCGCTGGCTTCTTGGCCGCGGCCGGCTTCGCAGCGCTCTTCCGCGCCGTGCCCGGCGTGGTAGTCTCCTCGGCGTCAGCAGCCTGGGCTGAAGCGGACTTGCTCGCCTTGGCGACGCTGGAGCGTTGAGTTGCGGTTTCTGCGGCTGCCACGTACGCCCTTTCGCAACGGTCATCACAGTCGGCGGGGGCACGAAGCCACAGCCGTCAGGATTCGGGGGAGAGCCTGAGGCCGGAGGAGCTCGGGGGGTTCAATCCCGGGCCTCGACCCTTGGCACGCGTTCCATTGTAGCGACGGTCGGGCCCGGTTGTTGCGCGCCGTCACGACCAAGCCCCGGTTCGCCAGCGTTATCCCTGCTAGATGGCGGATGATTCTTCGCACGCCACCCTGCGTCAGGCCCACTCCGCCCAGTGCACGGCGGTGTCGCCGTACTTGCGCGTGCGCAGCCCCACCAGCGGCTCCGGCCAGTCCACGCCGCCGTCCCGAGCCGCCCGCTCGACCAGCACCAGCGCCCCGTTCGTGACCCATCCGTTAGCCACCAGCGCCGCCAGCGCCGCGGTCAGCGCGGCCCCGTCCACGGCGTAGGGCGGGTCGGCGAAGACCACGTCGTAGGGCGCGCTCGCGGGCAGAGCCAGCGCGGAGCCGACCGCGGTGGCCCTGACCTCGGCGCCACCCAGCCCGACGGCGGCGACGTTGGCCCGCAGCACGTCCGCGGCCCGCCGATCGGACTCCACGAACAACGCGTGCCCCGCCCCCCGGGAAAGCGCCTCCAGCCCGAGCGCCCCCGACCCCGCGTAGAGGTCGAGCACCCGCGCCCCGTCCAGGTCCAGCGCCGCCTCCAGCGCACTGAACAACGCCTCCCGCACCCGCTCGGAGGTCGGCCGCGTCCCCTTGGGCGGCACGGCCAGCCGCCGCCCACCCGCCACCCCAGCCACAATCCGCGTCACGGGCCCATCATCGCTGACCAGGCCGATCAGGCCACACGCGTAACATTTATGGTACGGTCAGGCGGAGATGGAGGTGGTCCGGATGAGTAGACAGTTCTGGGCGGATCTGGCTGAGGACCTGAAGGATCCGGAGTTCCTGCGCGAATACGTCACCGAGTCCGTGCGGATCGCCACCGTCGACGCGATCATCAACACGGTCGACGAGGCCCTGCGCCGGGAACGCCTGTCCAAGGCGGACCTCGCCAGGGCGATCGGCACGCAACCCGCGACGGTGCGACGGCTGCTGTCGGCCCGCAACGTCAACCCCACGCTGGGCACGGTCGCCGAGGTGGCGGCCGTACTCGGCCTACGCCTGACGCTGGAACCCATCCCGGAGTCGGATCGGGAGATCATCACCGACCCGCTGCGCACCGGCGAGGCCACGGACGCGCGGCGGGCGGCGCAACGGCTGACCGAGATGCGCACCTGCCGCGCCCAGCAGGACGCGGTCTGCTGCTGACGGGCCACCCCATCCGGCGTGTTGGCCGTTCTGGTACGGCGTGTTGGCCGTTGTTGTACGGGGTGTTGGCCGTTGTGGGCGGGTTGGTGCACGAGCGGAAGATCAAGATCAAGGGCGTCCTCGCCGGACGGGCAGAAATCAAAGGATGGGGGGAGAAAATCAAGAGCAGAGAACAGTGCTCAGGTGCGGTTCCCCATCCCCGTCAGCCCTCCGATACCAAACCACATCCCAGCCAGCGGCCCCCTGCGGTTGGGAGGCTAGGGCGGCGGCAGGTTGCGGGGCCGCTGGCTGGGATGCGGTGTGTCCTCTCCAGGCTGACGGGGATGGGGAACCGCTCGGGTGGGGTTTGAAAAGCCACCCCGGCTGCTGGTGCGGGCTCCGCCCGGTCGCGGCGCGTTCGAACCGCCTAGCCGCAGTGTTCCCGGGCTTCGCCCGCCTGCCCCCAACGCTCACCGCTCCGGGCTTCGCCCGCCCGCCCGGTGTCCACAACGGCCAACACTCGGCCTGCGGTGTCCCGGTACAAAGCTCTCCCCCGGCCGGACTCCGTCGAGCAGAGCCTGACCGGGGGAGAGCAGTCGTTCAGCGGGAGCCGCCTCAGCCGAGTTCGATCAGCAGGTCCCCGCCCTCGACCTGCTGGACCTTGCCGATGGCCAGGCGCTTGACCGTGCCTGCCTTCGGCGAGGTGATGGCGGCCTCCATCTTCATCGCCTCGATGGTGGCCACGGTCTGGCCGGACTCCACCTCGTCGCCCTCGCCCACGGTCAGCGTGACCACGCCGGCGAAGGGCGCCGGCACGTGGTCGGCGTTGCCGCGGTCGGCCTTCTCCGCCTGCGGGACGTCCGCGGCGACCGAGCGGTCGCGGACCGCGATCGGGCGGAGCTGGCCGTTGAGGGTGGCCATCACCGTGCGCATGCCGCGGTCGTCGGCCTCGCCGATGGCCTCCAGGCCGATGAGCAGGCGGACGCCGGGTTCCAGGTCGACCGAGTACTCCTCCCCCGGGCGCAGGCCGTAGAAGAAGTCCTTGCTGCGGAGCACGCTGGTGTTGCCGTATGCCTCGCGGTGGGTGGTGAACTCCTTGGCGGGGGCCGGGAAGAGCAGCCGGTTCAGGGTCTGCCTGCGGTCGGTTTCCAGGCCACGGCGGTCGTCGTCGGTCAGCTCGGCTACCCGGCGCGGTTCCTTGCGGCCGGCCAGGGCCTTGGTGCGGAAGGGTTCCGGCCAGCCGCCGGGCGGGTCGCCCAGTTCGCCGGAGAGGAAGCCGATCACCGAGTCCGGGATGTCGAAACGGCCCGGCTCCTCCTCGAACTCCTCCGGCGCGACCCCGGCGCCGACCAGGTGCAGCGCCAGGTCGCCGACGACCTTGGAGGACGGGGTCACCTTGACCAGGCGGCCCAGCATCCGGTCGGCGGCGGCGTAGGTGGCCTCGATCTGCTCGAACTTCTCGCCGAGGCCCAGTGCGATGGCCTGCTGGCGCAGGTTGGAGAGCTGGCCGCCGGGGATCTCGTGGCTGTACACCCGGCCGGTCGGCGAGGGCAGGCCGGACTCGAACGGGGTGTAGATCCGCCGCACCGCCTCCCAGTACGGCTCCAGGTCGCACACCGCGCGCAGGTCCAGACCGGTCTCGCGCTCGGTGTGGTCGGTGGCCGCGACGATCGCGGACAGCGCGGGCTGCGAGGTGGTGCCCGCCATGGACGCGGCCGCGCCGTCCACCGCGTCCACCCCGGCCGCGATCGCGGCGGTGTAGGTGGCGAGCTGGCCACCGGGGGTGTCGTGGGTGTGCAGGTGCACCGGCAGGTCGAACTCCTTGCGCAGCGCCGAGACCAGGGTGGCCGCGGCGGGCGGGCGGAGCAGTCCGGCCATGTCCTTGACGCAGAGGATGTGCGCCCCTGCGGTGACCATCTGCTCGGCCAGCCGCAGGTAGTAGTCCAGCGTGTACAGCTTCTCGTTCGGATCCGACAGGTCCGCGGTGTAGCAGAGCGCGACCTCGGCGATCGCGGTTCCGGTGTCCTGCACCGCGCGGATCGCCGGGATCATCTGCTCGACGTCGTTGAGCGCGTCGAAGATGCGGAAGATGTCGATGCCGGTGGCGGTGGCCTCCTCCACGAAGGCCTGCGTCACCGCCTCCGGGTACGGCGTGTAGCCGACCGTGTTGCGCCCGCGCAGCAGCATCTGCAGGCAGATGTTGGGCACCGCCTCGCGCAGCGCGGCCAGCCGCTCCCACGGGTCCTCGGCCAGGAAGCGCAGCGCCACGTCATAGGTCGCGCCACCCCAGCACTCCAGCGAGAACAGCTCCGGGGTCAGCCGGGCCACGTGCGGGGCCACCGCCAGCAGGTCCTTGGAGCGGACCCGGGTGGCCAGCAGGGACTGGTGCGCGTCCCGGAAGGTGGTGTCGGTGACGCCGACCGCGGCGTTGCTGCGCAGCCAGCCGGCGAACCCGCGTGGTCCCAGTTCGATCAACTTCTGCCGGGTGCCAGCGGCCGGGGTGGCGTTGAGGTCGGCGAAGGGCAGCTTCTGCGCCGGGTCCACCGTGCTCGGCCGGACGCCGTTGGGCTTGTTGACGGTGACGTCGGCGAGGTAGGTGAGCAGCCGGGTGCCGCGGTCGGCGGAGTGCCGGGCGGTCAGCAGGTGCGGGCGCTGCTCGATGAAGGAGGTGGTGACCCTGCCTTCCTGGAAGTCGACGTCGTCGAGCACCGCCTGCAGGAACGGGATGTTGGTGGACACACCGCGGATGCGGAACTCGGCCACCGCGCGCCGGGACTTCGCCACCGCGATGGCGAAGTTGCGCCCGCGACAGGTCAGCTTGACCAGCATCGAGTCGAAGTGCGCCGAGATCGCGGTGCCGGCGAAGGTGGTGCCGCCGTCCAGGCGCACGCCGGAGCCGCCGGGCGAGCGGTAGGCGGTGATCCGGCCGGTGTCCGGGCGGAAGCCGTTGGCCGGGTCCTCGGTGGTGATCCGGCACTGCAGCGCCGCGCCGTGCAGGACGATCGACTCCTGGGTCAGACCGAGGTCGGCCAGGGTCTCCCCGGAGGCGATCCGGATCTGGGCCTGCACCAGGTCGACGTCGGTGACCTCCTCGGTCACCGTGTGCTCGACCTGGATGCGCGGGTTCATCTCGATGAAGACGTGCTTGCCCTGCCGGTCCAGCAGGAACTCGACCGTGCCGGCGTTGACGTAGCCGATCTGGCGGGCGAAGGCGACCGCGTCCGCGCAGATCCTGGCCCGCAGCTCGGGGTCAAGGTTGGGCGCGGGGGCGATCTCGATGACCTTCTGGTGCCGCCGCTGCACCGAGCAGTCGCGCTCGTAGAGGTGGATCACGTTGCCGGCGGCGTCGGCGAGGATCTGCACCTCGATGTGCCGTGGTTCGACCACGGCCTGCTCCAGGAACACGGTGGCGTCGCCGAAGGCCGATTCGGCCTCCCGCATCGCCGCCTCCAGGGCCTCGCGCAGCCCCTCCGGCCGTTCGACCCGGCGCATACCGCGTCCGCCGCCACCGGCGACGGCCTTGACGAAGACCGGGAACCCGACCCCCTCTGCCGCGGCCAGCAGCTCCTCGACGTCGGCCGATGGCGCGGACGAGCCGAGCACCGGCAGGCCGGCCGCCTTGGCCGCGGCGATCGCGCGGGCCTTGTTGCCGGTGAGCTGGAGCACCTCGGGGGTCGGCCCCACGAAGGTGATCCCGGCTTCCCGGCAGGCGTGCGACAGGTCGGGGTTCTCCGAGAGGAAGCCGTAGCCGGGGTAGATCGCGTCCGCGCCCGCCTTGCGCGCGGCCTTGATCACCTCTTCCACGGACAGGTATGCCCGCACCGGGTGCCCCGGATCACCGATCTCGTAGGCCTCGTCGGCCTTCAACCGGTGCAGGGAGTTGCGGTCCTCATGGGGGAACACGGCCACAGTGCCAGCGCCGAGTTCGTATGCCGCGCGGAACGCGCGGATAGCGATCTCGCCGCGGTTGGCGACAAGGACCTTCCGGAACATAACCAGCTCCTCCTGGTGGCGGACAGGCCAGCCGAAGCACCGTATCGCGGTACTCCCGCCAGTCGGGAGAACCATCCCAGGTGACGGGCGTCTCCCCTGATGTGCGCAACCGGCCCCCAACTGGGTCGTTCGATCGCGCAAAACCTCCGGTGGACGGGTGCGACGTTGACCCGACCAGGTCCGTCGCGCACAGTGACCCCCCGTACGCAGGGGGGCCGGACGAGCAGAGGTCGTGATGGCAAGAGTCGTGTCCAGCATCGCCCAGTCGGTTCTGGTGGAGAACGACCACTTCACGCTGCACGACGACCGCGGCCCGGCGCCCAGCCTGCCACCGGACCCGGTGGACCGCGACCTGGTGCACGCCGACCTGGGCCACGCGGTCTTCCGCAGCGCCGCGAGCACGCACTACGCGGCGGTGCGGGTGGAGCTGTGGGACGGCGAGCCGCTGCGCTCCACCGCCGAGGGCTGGGACGCCAAGGGCGCGGTGGAGGTGCTGGCGGGCAGCGCGGAGCTGGTGCTCGGACCGGTGGTCACGGTGAGCGAGACCGCGCGGCTGTCGTTGCCGGTGCCGGGGCGGTACCGGATCGACGCGGCCTCCCGCGGGCGGGCGGACATCCAGGCGCTCGGGCCGGGGTCCTACGCGCACGGGGTGGAGAACTGGGTGATCCGGATCTGGCCGGTGGGTTAGGCCTTCTCGAGGTACTCGGCCTTCTCCGCGTCGACCAGGGACTGCAGCAGCCCGGCCAGGCCGGGGTAGGCGCGTAGTTCCGGGTCCTCGGTGAGCAGGGCCACCGCCTCGGTGCGGGCGGTGGCGATGACGTCCTCGTCGCGGAGCAGGGACAGCATCTTGAGGGTGGACTTGGCGCCGGACTGGGTGGTGCCCAGGATGTCGCCCTCGCGGCGGAGTTCCAGGTCCATCTGGGCCAGCTCGAAGCCGTCGGTGGTGGCCGCGACCGCGTCCAGGCGTTCCCTGGTCGCGGTGCCGCCGGGGGCCTCGGAGACCAGCAGGCAGAGCCCGGCCGCGCTGCCCCGGCCGACCCGGCCGCGCAGCTGGTGCAGCTGGCTGACGCCGAAGCGGTCCGCGTCCATGATCGCCATCACGGTGGCGTTGGGCACGTTCACGCCGACCTCGACCACGGTGGTGGCCACCAGGACCTGGACCTTGCCGTCGG contains:
- a CDS encoding pyruvate carboxylase, which produces MFRKVLVANRGEIAIRAFRAAYELGAGTVAVFPHEDRNSLHRLKADEAYEIGDPGHPVRAYLSVEEVIKAARKAGADAIYPGYGFLSENPDLSHACREAGITFVGPTPEVLQLTGNKARAIAAAKAAGLPVLGSSAPSADVEELLAAAEGVGFPVFVKAVAGGGGRGMRRVERPEGLREALEAAMREAESAFGDATVFLEQAVVEPRHIEVQILADAAGNVIHLYERDCSVQRRHQKVIEIAPAPNLDPELRARICADAVAFARQIGYVNAGTVEFLLDRQGKHVFIEMNPRIQVEHTVTEEVTDVDLVQAQIRIASGETLADLGLTQESIVLHGAALQCRITTEDPANGFRPDTGRITAYRSPGGSGVRLDGGTTFAGTAISAHFDSMLVKLTCRGRNFAIAVAKSRRAVAEFRIRGVSTNIPFLQAVLDDVDFQEGRVTTSFIEQRPHLLTARHSADRGTRLLTYLADVTVNKPNGVRPSTVDPAQKLPFADLNATPAAGTRQKLIELGPRGFAGWLRSNAAVGVTDTTFRDAHQSLLATRVRSKDLLAVAPHVARLTPELFSLECWGGATYDVALRFLAEDPWERLAALREAVPNICLQMLLRGRNTVGYTPYPEAVTQAFVEEATATGIDIFRIFDALNDVEQMIPAIRAVQDTGTAIAEVALCYTADLSDPNEKLYTLDYYLRLAEQMVTAGAHILCVKDMAGLLRPPAAATLVSALRKEFDLPVHLHTHDTPGGQLATYTAAIAAGVDAVDGAAASMAGTTSQPALSAIVAATDHTERETGLDLRAVCDLEPYWEAVRRIYTPFESGLPSPTGRVYSHEIPGGQLSNLRQQAIALGLGEKFEQIEATYAAADRMLGRLVKVTPSSKVVGDLALHLVGAGVAPEEFEEEPGRFDIPDSVIGFLSGELGDPPGGWPEPFRTKALAGRKEPRRVAELTDDDRRGLETDRRQTLNRLLFPAPAKEFTTHREAYGNTSVLRSKDFFYGLRPGEEYSVDLEPGVRLLIGLEAIGEADDRGMRTVMATLNGQLRPIAVRDRSVAADVPQAEKADRGNADHVPAPFAGVVTLTVGEGDEVESGQTVATIEAMKMEAAITSPKAGTVKRLAIGKVQQVEGGDLLIELG